A window of Phyllopteryx taeniolatus isolate TA_2022b chromosome 19, UOR_Ptae_1.2, whole genome shotgun sequence contains these coding sequences:
- the prph2a gene encoding peripherin-2a, producing MALMKVKFDLKKRVKLAQSVWFLFWFAVMAGVLVFSMGLFFKIELRKRSELMDNNESHFLPNLLILMGLVACSINAFGGKVCYDSLDPSKFVKWKPMLKTFLVVCVVFNALLVVTALLCFIMRIPLQFTLAEGLRNGMRYYKDTDTPGRCYMKRTLDLMQMEFRCCGNDNFRDWFEIQWVSNRYLDFRAKEVRDRIGSNVDGQYLMDGVPFSCCNPSSPRPCIQQQMTNNSAHYSYDHYTEDLNVWKSGCRDALLYYYGGMMTTIGALVLLVTLLEVAVTVGLQYVHSSLSTLANPEDPESESEGWLLEKTVKETFTDIMAKMKAVGKGGKVEEGGEEGGVATVS from the exons ATGGCTTTGATGAAGGTCAAGTTTGATCTGAAAAAGCGAGTGAAGCTCGCCCAAAGCGTATGGTTCTTGTTCTGGTTTGCCGTCATGGCCGGCGTGCTGGTCTTCAGCATGGGCCTCTTCTTCAAGATCGAGCTGCGGAAGCGCTCGGAGCTGATGGACAACAACGAGAGCCACTTCCTGCCCAACCTTCTCATCCTGATGGGGCTGGTGGCGTGCAGCATCAACGCCTTTGGCGGAAAGGTCTGCTACGACTCGTTGGACCCCAGCAAGTTCGTCAAGTGGAAGCCCATGCTCAAGACCTTCCTGGTGGTGTGCGTGGTCTTCAACGCCCTTCTGGTGGTCACGGCTCTGCTGTGCTTCATCATGCGCATCCCGCTGCAGTTCACGCTGGCTGAGGGCCTGCGCAACGGCATGCGCTACTACAAGGACACGGACACGCCGGGACGCTGCTACATGAAGCGGACGCTGGACCTGATGCAGATGGAGTTCCGCTGCTGCGGCAACGACAACTTCCGGGACTGGTTCGAGATACAGTGGGTCAGCAACCGCTACCTAGACTTCAGGGCCAAGGAGGTCAGAGA CCGCATCGGGAGCAATGTGGATGGCCAGTACTTGATGGACGGCGTGCCCTTCAGCTGCTGTAACCCAAGTTCGCCACGGCCGTGCATCCAGCAGCAGATGACCAACAACTCGGCGCACTACAGCTATGACCACTACACCGAGGACCTCAACGTGTGGAAGAGCGGCTGCCGCGACGCTCTGCTCTACTACTATGGCGGCATGATGACCACTATCGGCGCCCTGGTGCTGCTGGTCACCTTGCTAGAG GTTGCCGTGACGGTGGGCCTGCAGTACGTCCACAGCTCCCTGTCCACCCTGGCCAACCCCGAAGACCCTGAAAGCGAAAGCGAAGGCTGGCTCCTGGAGAAGACGGTCAAGGAAACGTTCACCGACATCATGGCCAAAATGAAGGCCGTGGGCAAAGGCGGCAAAGTGGAGGAGGGGGGCGAGGAGGGCGGCGTAGCCACTGTGAGCTGA
- the qki2 gene encoding protein quaking-B isoform X4 gives MVGETEVKERPKSNPDYLMQLMNDRKVMSSLPNFSGIFTHLERLLDEEIGRVRKDMYNDTVNGGMFNGRDMEELPEAVGPVAQLQEKLYVPVKEYPDFNFVGRILGPRGLTAKQLEAETGCKIMVRGKGSMRDKKKEEMNRGKPNWEHLSEDLHVLITVEDTNNRAKIKLQRAINEVKKLLVPAAEGEDNLKKMQLMELAILNGTYRDANVKTPTASFPLGTPQAPRIITGPTPVLPPTLRNPAPVTTPTIMPLIRQIQSSALVPGGNPHPALVQQGPESGIIYTPYEYPYTLTPSILEYPIDSTGVLGMAFPTKG, from the exons ATGGTCGGGGAGACAGAGGTGAAGGAGAGACCCAAGTCCAATCCGGACTACTTAATGCAGCTGATGAATGACCGGAAGGTGATGAGTTCACTGCCCAACTTCAGCGGCATCTTCACGCATCTGGAGCGGCTGCTGGATGAAG AGATCGGGCGGGTACGCAAGGACATGTACAACGACACAGTGAACGGAGGCATGTTCAACGGACGTGACATGGAGGAGTTGCCCGAAGCCGTCGGCCCGGTGGCCCAGCTGCAGGAGAAACTCTACGTCCCGGTCAAAGAGTACCCTGAC TTCAACTTTGTTGGGAGGATCCTGGGCCCGCGCGGGCTGACGGCCAAACAGCTGGAGGCAGAGACCGGCTGCAAGATCATGGTGCGCGGGAAAGGCTCAATGCGAGACAAGAAGAAG GAGGAGATGAACCGAGGCAAGCCTAACTGGGAGCACCTGAGCGAGGACCTGCACGTCCTGATCACGGTGGAGGACACGAACAACCGTGCCAAAATCAAGCTGCAGCGGGCCATCAACGAAGTCAAGAAACTCCTCGTCCCCGCT GCTGAAGGTGAGGACAACTTGAAGAAAATGCAGCTGATGGAGCTGGCCATCCTCAATGGAACCTACAGAGACGCCAATGTCAAGACAC CCACCGCCAGCTTCCCGCTCGGCACCCCGCAGGCCCCTCGCATCATCACCGGCCCCACGCCCGTCCTGCCGCCCACCCTGCGTAACCCCGCCCCCGTGACCACGCCGACCATCATGCCTCTGATTCGTCAGATCCAGAGCTCAGCCCTGGTGCCGGGCGGCAACCCGCATCCAGCCCTGGTGCAACAAGGACCCGAGTCTGGGATCATCTACACGCCTTACGAGTACCCCTACACACTGACGCCCTCCATATTGGAATACCCCATCGACTCGACCGGCGTGTTAG GTATGGCTTTCCCAACCAAAGGCTAA
- the bicral gene encoding BRD4-interacting chromatin-remodeling complex-associated protein-like isoform X1, with the protein MDDEDDRHLLDILGDVDALNDYLHGNNSKSIEEDDVANAAYGSDASFFTGDTANAGIKDGSSTMAEFGGDPAGDGLQLSSSHSFIEDQLGANSPPGGGVDLGEDQPFDILQKSLLEADITEQTLAQEALLDAQPAPTLVQPPVPFPSQLVSGGYGGGVVTTAALPTGQFLQGVSPLPNGSTQHIQLLGSFGAGSGVMTLSGLERTPQIVLRPAGPVSAAGSPAPGGQVFAPTQGHLGQVGFKNIPLQNVIIQRGPGGTQALVRPIQPKPHQAGAQTVFSLQPTASNLSSVANSATAQYTANGSLVVDQQQAQTSIQAGQFLLPTSLAIHNGPPTDSAAQITAHNAVQIVGGQKFTAQADGQLILNQGAVSGGTTQTWKGAAPTGCAPGQLGLVSQGQLPGSPVQRLLVTQTPNCTSLSPLPSTVTPAQEHRQNASGSAIKQVQLNAQKRPAPAPLTKGGMVLQQLREHHERVDTPDRRQFMSFSDVLQRLLPFHVFQGTPPSQEEFSQVDEEFDSVAAHVLMRTQAMINKYRRLLLAESEHSSPSSEMVMIDRTFNQEERSCLTQDKRMLLVDPDTFLDDFCCGLKSKRFQDPIPSPPPPPPPTTDTEKPAYRTKSQPGFGDPGGRGGGDRLQASPVENKSVLELKQSQQQRSGQEGNHSSFATTEGGHTHHQTASPPQLDPDSALEAAVNSILEC; encoded by the exons ATGGACGATGAGGACGATCGTCATCTTCTGGATATCTTAGG TGATGTGGATGCATTGAATGACTATCTCCACGGCAACAACAGCAAGTCT ATTGAAGAGGACGATGTAGCCAATGCTGCGTACGGCTCGGATGCGTCTTTCTTCACTGGTGATACT GCAAATGCTGGAATCAAAGATGGCTCCTCCACAATGGCAGAGTTTGGCGGGGATCCAGCAGGAGATGGCCTCCAGCTCTCCAGCAGCCACTCCTTTATCGAGGACCAGCTGGGAGCCAATAGCCCCCCCGGAGGCGGCGTGGACCTCGGCGAAGACCAACCCTTCGACATCCTCCAGAAATCCCTCCTGGAGGCCGACATCACGGAGCAGACGCTGGCACAGGAGGCTTTGCTGGACGCCCAGCCCGCACCCACCCTCGTGCAGCCCCCCGTACCCTTCCCTTCCCAGCTGGTCTCTGGGGGCTACGGAGGGGGTGTGGTTACCACGGCGGCGTTACCGACCGGACAGTTCCTGCAGGGTGTGTCGCCGCTGCCTAATGGCTCCACGCAGCACATTCAACTGCTGGGCTCGTTCGGGGCGGGAAGCGGAGTCATGACCCTGAGTGGTCTGGAAAGAACACCTCAGATTGTGCTGAGGCCGGCGGGCCCCGTCAGCGCTGCGGGGTCTCCGGCTCCGGGCGGGCAGGTGTTCGCCCCCACCCAGGGGCATCTTGGCCAAGTGGGCTTCAAGAACATCCCCCTCCAGAATGTCATCATCCAGAGAGGTCCGGGAGGGACCCAGGCTCTTGTCAGGCCGATCCAGCCTAAACCGCATCAAGCTGGGGCTCAGACTGTCTTCAGCCTCCAGCCCACGGCCTCCAACTTGTCTAGTGTGGCTAACAGTGCTACAGCGCAGTACACTGCCAATGGCTCGCTGGTGGTGGATCAGCAGCAGGCGCAAACCAGCATACAAGCGGGACAGTTCTTGCTGCCCACTTCTTTGGCCATCCACAACGGCCCCCCCACGGACTCCGCTGCTCAGATCACCGCCCACAACGCGGTGCAGATTGTCGGCGGGCAAAAATTTACAGCTCAAGCAGACGGGCAGCTCATTTTGAATCAAGGCGCGGTGAGCGGCGGCACGACGCAAACTTGGAAGGGCGCAGCGCCCACGGGGTGCGCCCCCGGCCAGCTGGGGCTGGTCAGCCAGGGGCAGCTCCCGGGTAGCCCCGTGCAGCGCCTCCTAGTGACGCAAACGCCCAACTGTACGTCGTTGTCCCCTTTACCAAGCACGGTGACGCCAGCGCAAGAACACAGACAG AATGCTTCAGGATCTGCCATTAAACAAGTGCAGCTCAACGCACAGAAGAGGCCCGCCCCCGCACCGCTGACTAAGGGAGGAAT ggttttaCAGCAGCTAAGGGAACATCATGAACGGGTAGACACGCCCGACCGGAGACAGTTCATGTCGTTCAGTGATGTGCTGCAAAGGCTCCTGCCCTTTCACGTCTTCCAAGGCACGCCGCCCAGCCAGGAGGAGTTCTCACAGG TGGATGAGGAGTTTGATTCAGTTGCAGCGCACGTGTTGATGAGGACCCAGGCCATGATCAATAAATACAGACGACTGCTTTTGGCTGAATCTGAG CATTCCAGTCCTTCGTCAGAGATGGTGATGATCGATAGGACCTTCAACCAAGAGGAGCGCAGCTGCCTGACGCAAGACAAGCGCATGCTCCTCGTGGATCCAG ACACTTTCTTGGATGACTTCTGCTGCGGGCTGAAATCCAAACGTTTCCAAGATCCCATCCCCTCtccaccaccgccgccgccgcccaccACAGACACGGAGAAGCCGGCGTACAGGACAAAATCGCAGCCTGGCTTTGGCGACCCAGGAGGACGAGGCGGTGGCGACAGACTCCAAGCTTCACCTGTGGAGAACAAGAGCGTCCTGGAACTGAAGCAATCCCAGCAGCAGCGCTCAGGGCAGGAAGGTAACCACTCATCTTTTGCAACAACAGAAGGGGGGCACACGCACCACCAGACAGCGTCGCCCCCGCAGCTGGACCCGGACTCAGCTCTGGAGGCGGCCGTTAACAGCATCCTGGAATGTTAA
- the qki2 gene encoding protein quaking-B isoform X2, whose amino-acid sequence MVGETEVKERPKSNPDYLMQLMNDRKVMSSLPNFSGIFTHLERLLDEEIGRVRKDMYNDTVNGGMFNGRDMEELPEAVGPVAQLQEKLYVPVKEYPDFNFVGRILGPRGLTAKQLEAETGCKIMVRGKGSMRDKKKEEMNRGKPNWEHLSEDLHVLITVEDTNNRAKIKLQRAINEVKKLLVPAAEGEDNLKKMQLMELAILNGTYRDANVKTPTASFPLGTPQAPRIITGPTPVLPPTLRNPAPVTTPTIMPLIRQIQSSALVPGGNPHPALVQQGPESGIIYTPYEYPYTLTPSILEYPIDSTGVLVPSSCVFAAAMTAKVRRQDKRIHPYQRVVTTDRAATATNP is encoded by the exons ATGGTCGGGGAGACAGAGGTGAAGGAGAGACCCAAGTCCAATCCGGACTACTTAATGCAGCTGATGAATGACCGGAAGGTGATGAGTTCACTGCCCAACTTCAGCGGCATCTTCACGCATCTGGAGCGGCTGCTGGATGAAG AGATCGGGCGGGTACGCAAGGACATGTACAACGACACAGTGAACGGAGGCATGTTCAACGGACGTGACATGGAGGAGTTGCCCGAAGCCGTCGGCCCGGTGGCCCAGCTGCAGGAGAAACTCTACGTCCCGGTCAAAGAGTACCCTGAC TTCAACTTTGTTGGGAGGATCCTGGGCCCGCGCGGGCTGACGGCCAAACAGCTGGAGGCAGAGACCGGCTGCAAGATCATGGTGCGCGGGAAAGGCTCAATGCGAGACAAGAAGAAG GAGGAGATGAACCGAGGCAAGCCTAACTGGGAGCACCTGAGCGAGGACCTGCACGTCCTGATCACGGTGGAGGACACGAACAACCGTGCCAAAATCAAGCTGCAGCGGGCCATCAACGAAGTCAAGAAACTCCTCGTCCCCGCT GCTGAAGGTGAGGACAACTTGAAGAAAATGCAGCTGATGGAGCTGGCCATCCTCAATGGAACCTACAGAGACGCCAATGTCAAGACAC CCACCGCCAGCTTCCCGCTCGGCACCCCGCAGGCCCCTCGCATCATCACCGGCCCCACGCCCGTCCTGCCGCCCACCCTGCGTAACCCCGCCCCCGTGACCACGCCGACCATCATGCCTCTGATTCGTCAGATCCAGAGCTCAGCCCTGGTGCCGGGCGGCAACCCGCATCCAGCCCTGGTGCAACAAGGACCCGAGTCTGGGATCATCTACACGCCTTACGAGTACCCCTACACACTGACGCCCTCCATATTGGAATACCCCATCGACTCGACCGGCGTGTTAG TCCCTTCGTCCTGTGTTTTCGCAG CTGCCATGACCGCTAAGGTACGCCGCCAAGACAAGAGAATCCATCCTTACCAAAGGGTAGTGACCACAGACAGAG
- the tbcc gene encoding tubulin-specific chaperone C, translated as MEAAEEVGLVDEPESCKGAFKMKKRLEKLHKARLEDAERRKEAKENHSVAKESVDYFFNTFNGERASVEGLLRSCLGADEMAVAQRLEEATSKTVQLQKFLNDSMVFLTTYDQRKAQVALQKLQTCLNETREQALPKKKFGFRGRTKATSAATVEDSVVSPPADHSAAQVDGDPASAQCGFSNMSDVVLIKTAEEINKEDVLLSHLSNCKVRLYGTPSTLHLKHIDRCEILCGPVSTSVFVDCCESSTMALACQQLRTHNTQDTRVYLHVTSRAIVEDCRGVSFAPYSWSYPNLKEDFRAAGLDPERNNWDQVDDFNWLAAGTLSPNWTVIPEADRKTTWDP; from the coding sequence ATGGAAGCGGCTGAAGAGGTGGGTCTGGTGGACGAGCCGGAGAGCTGTAAGGGCGCGTTTAAAATGAAGAAGCGGCTAGAGAAGCTTCACAAAGCGAGGCTGGAGGACGCGGAGCGTCGGAAAGAAGCCAAAGAAAACCACTCGGTTGCCAAGGAGAGCGTTGACTACTTCTTCAACACCTTCAACGGTGAGCGGGCATCCGTCGAGGGGCTGCTACGCAGCTGCTTGGGCGCGGACGAAATGGCGGTGGCGCAGAGGCTGGAGGAGGCTACGAGCAAAACGGTACAGTTGCAAAAGTTCCTCAACGACAGCATGGTTTTCCTGACCACCTACGACCAGCGGAAAGCCCAGGTGGCCCTCCAGAAGCTGCAGACGTGCCTCAACGAGACAAGAGAGCAGGCGTTGCCCAAGAAGAAGTTCGGCTTCCGGGGTCGCACTAAGGCGACCTCAGCCGCCACGGTGGAGGACTCTGTTGTCTCACCACCTGCAGATCACAGCGCCGCACAAGTGGATGGAGATCCTGCTAGTGCACAGTGCGGTTTCTCTAACATGAGCGACGTGGTCCTCATTAAGACGGCTGAGGAGATCAATAAAGAGGACGTGCTCTTGTCCCACCTGTCCAACTGCAAGGTGCGACTCTACGGCACACCGAGCACACTGCACCTGAAGCACATCGACCGCTGTGAGATCCTGTGCGGCCCAGTGTCCACCTCCGTGTTCGTGGACTGCTGTGAGAGCAGCACCATGGCTCTGGCCTGCCAGCAGCTGCGAACCCACAACACCCAAGACACCCGAGTCTACCTGCACGTCACCAGCCGTGCCATCGTGGAGGACTGTCGTGGCGTCAGTTTTGCGCCGTACTCCTGGTCCTATCCTAACCTGAAGGAGGACTTCCGCGCAGCCGGCTTGGACCCGGAGCGGAACAACTGGGACCAGGTGGACGACTTTAATTGGCTCGCCGCAGGGACGCTATCGCCCAACTGGACGGTTATTCCCGAAGCAGACCGGAAGACCACGTGGGACCCTTAG
- the bicral gene encoding BRD4-interacting chromatin-remodeling complex-associated protein-like isoform X2, giving the protein MDDEDDRHLLDILGDVDALNDYLHGNNSKSIEEDDVANAAYGSDASFFTGDTANAGIKDGSSTMAEFGGDPAGDGLQLSSSHSFIEDQLGANSPPGGGVDLGEDQPFDILQKSLLEADITEQTLAQEALLDAQPAPTLVQPPVPFPSQLVSGGYGGGVVTTAALPTGQFLQGVSPLPNGSTQHIQLLGSFGAGSGVMTLSGLERTPQIVLRPAGPVSAAGSPAPGGQVFAPTQGHLGQVGFKNIPLQNVIIQRGPGGTQALVRPIQPKPHQAGAQTVFSLQPTASNLSSVANSATAQYTANGSLVVDQQQAQTSIQAGQFLLPTSLAIHNGPPTDSAAQITAHNAVQIVGGQKFTAQADGQLILNQGAVSGGTTQTWKGAAPTGCAPGQLGLVSQGQLPGSPVQRLLVTQTPNCTSLSPLPSTVTPAQEHRQNASGSAIKQVQLNAQKRPAPAPLTKGGMVLQQLREHHERVDTPDRRQFMSFSDVLQRLLPFHVFQGTPPSQEEFSQVDEEFDSVAAHVLMRTQAMINKYRRLLLAESEHSSPSSEMVMIDRTFNQEERSCLTQDKRMLLVDPGSNCPLPCVVNPFSVSLSALFSQTLSWMTSAAG; this is encoded by the exons ATGGACGATGAGGACGATCGTCATCTTCTGGATATCTTAGG TGATGTGGATGCATTGAATGACTATCTCCACGGCAACAACAGCAAGTCT ATTGAAGAGGACGATGTAGCCAATGCTGCGTACGGCTCGGATGCGTCTTTCTTCACTGGTGATACT GCAAATGCTGGAATCAAAGATGGCTCCTCCACAATGGCAGAGTTTGGCGGGGATCCAGCAGGAGATGGCCTCCAGCTCTCCAGCAGCCACTCCTTTATCGAGGACCAGCTGGGAGCCAATAGCCCCCCCGGAGGCGGCGTGGACCTCGGCGAAGACCAACCCTTCGACATCCTCCAGAAATCCCTCCTGGAGGCCGACATCACGGAGCAGACGCTGGCACAGGAGGCTTTGCTGGACGCCCAGCCCGCACCCACCCTCGTGCAGCCCCCCGTACCCTTCCCTTCCCAGCTGGTCTCTGGGGGCTACGGAGGGGGTGTGGTTACCACGGCGGCGTTACCGACCGGACAGTTCCTGCAGGGTGTGTCGCCGCTGCCTAATGGCTCCACGCAGCACATTCAACTGCTGGGCTCGTTCGGGGCGGGAAGCGGAGTCATGACCCTGAGTGGTCTGGAAAGAACACCTCAGATTGTGCTGAGGCCGGCGGGCCCCGTCAGCGCTGCGGGGTCTCCGGCTCCGGGCGGGCAGGTGTTCGCCCCCACCCAGGGGCATCTTGGCCAAGTGGGCTTCAAGAACATCCCCCTCCAGAATGTCATCATCCAGAGAGGTCCGGGAGGGACCCAGGCTCTTGTCAGGCCGATCCAGCCTAAACCGCATCAAGCTGGGGCTCAGACTGTCTTCAGCCTCCAGCCCACGGCCTCCAACTTGTCTAGTGTGGCTAACAGTGCTACAGCGCAGTACACTGCCAATGGCTCGCTGGTGGTGGATCAGCAGCAGGCGCAAACCAGCATACAAGCGGGACAGTTCTTGCTGCCCACTTCTTTGGCCATCCACAACGGCCCCCCCACGGACTCCGCTGCTCAGATCACCGCCCACAACGCGGTGCAGATTGTCGGCGGGCAAAAATTTACAGCTCAAGCAGACGGGCAGCTCATTTTGAATCAAGGCGCGGTGAGCGGCGGCACGACGCAAACTTGGAAGGGCGCAGCGCCCACGGGGTGCGCCCCCGGCCAGCTGGGGCTGGTCAGCCAGGGGCAGCTCCCGGGTAGCCCCGTGCAGCGCCTCCTAGTGACGCAAACGCCCAACTGTACGTCGTTGTCCCCTTTACCAAGCACGGTGACGCCAGCGCAAGAACACAGACAG AATGCTTCAGGATCTGCCATTAAACAAGTGCAGCTCAACGCACAGAAGAGGCCCGCCCCCGCACCGCTGACTAAGGGAGGAAT ggttttaCAGCAGCTAAGGGAACATCATGAACGGGTAGACACGCCCGACCGGAGACAGTTCATGTCGTTCAGTGATGTGCTGCAAAGGCTCCTGCCCTTTCACGTCTTCCAAGGCACGCCGCCCAGCCAGGAGGAGTTCTCACAGG TGGATGAGGAGTTTGATTCAGTTGCAGCGCACGTGTTGATGAGGACCCAGGCCATGATCAATAAATACAGACGACTGCTTTTGGCTGAATCTGAG CATTCCAGTCCTTCGTCAGAGATGGTGATGATCGATAGGACCTTCAACCAAGAGGAGCGCAGCTGCCTGACGCAAGACAAGCGCATGCTCCTCGTGGATCCAGGTAGCAATTGTCCACTTCCATGTGTTGTGAATCCATTTTCGGTCTCACTGTCTGCTCTGTTCTCCCAGACACTTTCTTGGATGACTTCTGCTGCGGGCTGA
- the qki2 gene encoding protein quaking-B isoform X3 produces the protein MVGETEVKERPKSNPDYLMQLMNDRKVMSSLPNFSGIFTHLERLLDEEIGRVRKDMYNDTVNGGMFNGRDMEELPEAVGPVAQLQEKLYVPVKEYPDFNFVGRILGPRGLTAKQLEAETGCKIMVRGKGSMRDKKKEEMNRGKPNWEHLSEDLHVLITVEDTNNRAKIKLQRAINEVKKLLVPAAEGEDNLKKMQLMELAILNGTYRDANVKTPTASFPLGTPQAPRIITGPTPVLPPTLRNPAPVTTPTIMPLIRQIQSSALVPGGNPHPALVQQGPESGIIYTPYEYPYTLTPSILEYPIDSTGVLAAAMTAKVRRQDKRIHPYQRVVTTDRAATATNP, from the exons ATGGTCGGGGAGACAGAGGTGAAGGAGAGACCCAAGTCCAATCCGGACTACTTAATGCAGCTGATGAATGACCGGAAGGTGATGAGTTCACTGCCCAACTTCAGCGGCATCTTCACGCATCTGGAGCGGCTGCTGGATGAAG AGATCGGGCGGGTACGCAAGGACATGTACAACGACACAGTGAACGGAGGCATGTTCAACGGACGTGACATGGAGGAGTTGCCCGAAGCCGTCGGCCCGGTGGCCCAGCTGCAGGAGAAACTCTACGTCCCGGTCAAAGAGTACCCTGAC TTCAACTTTGTTGGGAGGATCCTGGGCCCGCGCGGGCTGACGGCCAAACAGCTGGAGGCAGAGACCGGCTGCAAGATCATGGTGCGCGGGAAAGGCTCAATGCGAGACAAGAAGAAG GAGGAGATGAACCGAGGCAAGCCTAACTGGGAGCACCTGAGCGAGGACCTGCACGTCCTGATCACGGTGGAGGACACGAACAACCGTGCCAAAATCAAGCTGCAGCGGGCCATCAACGAAGTCAAGAAACTCCTCGTCCCCGCT GCTGAAGGTGAGGACAACTTGAAGAAAATGCAGCTGATGGAGCTGGCCATCCTCAATGGAACCTACAGAGACGCCAATGTCAAGACAC CCACCGCCAGCTTCCCGCTCGGCACCCCGCAGGCCCCTCGCATCATCACCGGCCCCACGCCCGTCCTGCCGCCCACCCTGCGTAACCCCGCCCCCGTGACCACGCCGACCATCATGCCTCTGATTCGTCAGATCCAGAGCTCAGCCCTGGTGCCGGGCGGCAACCCGCATCCAGCCCTGGTGCAACAAGGACCCGAGTCTGGGATCATCTACACGCCTTACGAGTACCCCTACACACTGACGCCCTCCATATTGGAATACCCCATCGACTCGACCGGCGTGTTAG CAGCTGCCATGACCGCTAAGGTACGCCGCCAAGACAAGAGAATCCATCCTTACCAAAGGGTAGTGACCACAGACAGAG
- the qki2 gene encoding protein quaking-B isoform X1 has product MVGETEVKERPKSNPDYLMQLMNDRKVMSSLPNFSGIFTHLERLLDEEIGRVRKDMYNDTVNGGMFNGRDMEELPEAVGPVAQLQEKLYVPVKEYPDFNFVGRILGPRGLTAKQLEAETGCKIMVRGKGSMRDKKKEEMNRGKPNWEHLSEDLHVLITVEDTNNRAKIKLQRAINEVKKLLVPAAEGEDNLKKMQLMELAILNGTYRDANVKTPTASFPLGTPQAPRIITGPTPVLPPTLRNPAPVTTPTIMPLIRQIQSSALVPGGNPHPALVQQGPESGIIYTPYEYPYTLTPSILEYPIDSTGVLVPSSCVFAAAAMTAKVRRQDKRIHPYQRVVTTDRAATATNP; this is encoded by the exons ATGGTCGGGGAGACAGAGGTGAAGGAGAGACCCAAGTCCAATCCGGACTACTTAATGCAGCTGATGAATGACCGGAAGGTGATGAGTTCACTGCCCAACTTCAGCGGCATCTTCACGCATCTGGAGCGGCTGCTGGATGAAG AGATCGGGCGGGTACGCAAGGACATGTACAACGACACAGTGAACGGAGGCATGTTCAACGGACGTGACATGGAGGAGTTGCCCGAAGCCGTCGGCCCGGTGGCCCAGCTGCAGGAGAAACTCTACGTCCCGGTCAAAGAGTACCCTGAC TTCAACTTTGTTGGGAGGATCCTGGGCCCGCGCGGGCTGACGGCCAAACAGCTGGAGGCAGAGACCGGCTGCAAGATCATGGTGCGCGGGAAAGGCTCAATGCGAGACAAGAAGAAG GAGGAGATGAACCGAGGCAAGCCTAACTGGGAGCACCTGAGCGAGGACCTGCACGTCCTGATCACGGTGGAGGACACGAACAACCGTGCCAAAATCAAGCTGCAGCGGGCCATCAACGAAGTCAAGAAACTCCTCGTCCCCGCT GCTGAAGGTGAGGACAACTTGAAGAAAATGCAGCTGATGGAGCTGGCCATCCTCAATGGAACCTACAGAGACGCCAATGTCAAGACAC CCACCGCCAGCTTCCCGCTCGGCACCCCGCAGGCCCCTCGCATCATCACCGGCCCCACGCCCGTCCTGCCGCCCACCCTGCGTAACCCCGCCCCCGTGACCACGCCGACCATCATGCCTCTGATTCGTCAGATCCAGAGCTCAGCCCTGGTGCCGGGCGGCAACCCGCATCCAGCCCTGGTGCAACAAGGACCCGAGTCTGGGATCATCTACACGCCTTACGAGTACCCCTACACACTGACGCCCTCCATATTGGAATACCCCATCGACTCGACCGGCGTGTTAG TCCCTTCGTCCTGTGTTTTCGCAG CAGCTGCCATGACCGCTAAGGTACGCCGCCAAGACAAGAGAATCCATCCTTACCAAAGGGTAGTGACCACAGACAGAG